A window of the Paraburkholderia sp. ZP32-5 genome harbors these coding sequences:
- a CDS encoding cellulose synthase subunit BcsC-related outer membrane protein — protein MRLNAVAMSLRIALSAGAICYVAAASPDVLAQAQTPKDPLTVLIDQGKYWQSHQRGDLAEQAWQKVLTIDPKQPDALFGMGMVLADRKDGAGAQQYLARLKAAAPNYPRLDELGRRLGETSVRDQTINDARRLAQSGQSASAVQQYQRALSGKPATPELQLEYYQALSATPQGWDEARRGLEQLARDNPDDPRYALAYAQHLTYRDVTRRDGIARLQKLAGDTSVGAAAKKSWRQALLWLDARPSDAAIYEAYLQSAGDDAAVKARYESMVKQDSAARARAQDNAAADARGRVIADGFAALDRDDVTTARAKFSSVLASNPNDIDALGGMGIAALKQEHFAEARNYLERASRGGNPARWKSALDSATYWTYTSDAIGARSNGEFAKAKSLFERAIALNPSDVTAQVLLGEMLLQNHDPAGAEQAYRMALRRQADNPDAIRGLVGALAAQGRGDEALQFANQLNAEQQAKVGGIDRLRGDAQAAQARAAEARGDLGTARSLFEDALLNKPDDPWLRLDLARIYVREGAVANARSMMDGLLATHPDMTDALYASALLSAETQDWSTGLAQLDRIPVAQRTDAMATLQHRLWVHQQADLATRMARSGQNQQALATLRAAEPVAGNSPELIGVIAAAYQQAGDPARALSLVRSAMSAAPGNTDLLLQYAGILSATNQQAELGSVMRQLQSMQLTPQQRIDFNSLNIGIVVRQADLVRQRGDLASAYDVIAPWLAAMPDNPDLQAALGRLYSSAGDDRNALTSYRVALQRRPDDLSLLQAAISAASGAKDFKYAESLAQQLLKLAPDDPGVLATVGRMYRAEGKLSLASTYLQRSLVAANTPLQPNAPRSGAPSNVPRGWETAMSQIGATPLPGTNPFEGKTAIATALSADQAEQSAHSTLPFLPTFPHTQSSSPTQTVPNYPPPTPPAPYVAPYTAPNPAPYNAPAAQPYMPPAPNAPIATPYGAPRSDAGYGGSGGYGQEAYGSSQSGAPLQAYPGQGQPLPPQQYNAGAGYAQQQAPYAPQQPPYGAPDGYASTPWPMSPAAREAQANGGMQPLPYGSPRSTTRHTSTATKKSTSKTSRGAPVYAQQQAPYPQQPYQQPYPQQQGYAQPYQPYPQQQPYQPQPYQPYPNQGYYAQQQPYIPQPPAGYAQPYYPPGTQPGAQPGNTGNNAQTNVANAQTLGVAEELAQVNREQSSTVTGGLVFRNRVGEDGLSSVTDIEAPIQGRIKAGNGHVVVTATPVTLDAGTAASNTSTLARFGSGLSTPSSATAAVAGNNNYGSQTATGVGLSVGYENRAVSGDVGVTPLGFRETNIVGGAQYNGGITDKVTYSLAVARRAVTDSLLSYAGARDAGAGLEWGGVTSNGARAALSWDDGTSGLYVNASYQHYMGDNVPSNNAVKGGGGVYTRLLKDADQTLTLGVNTTIMGYNRNLSYFTYGQGGYFSPQQYVILNLPIEWSGRNGLFTYDVKGSIGVQHYREDPSNYFPLNDNSNRQATAAGIANSLTGVDSNAVYPGQSKTGVSYSLSAVGEYQLAPQLAFGATASLGNAYAYREWVAAVYVRYSFSKQTGLQPFPPVPLQSQYLSLSN, from the coding sequence CGCCCGAGTTGCAGCTCGAGTATTACCAGGCGCTGTCGGCGACACCGCAAGGCTGGGACGAAGCGCGCCGCGGTCTCGAACAGCTCGCGCGCGATAACCCCGACGACCCGCGCTACGCGCTCGCGTATGCGCAGCATCTGACCTACCGCGACGTGACACGGCGCGACGGCATCGCGCGTTTGCAGAAGCTGGCCGGCGACACGTCGGTCGGCGCGGCGGCGAAAAAGAGCTGGCGCCAGGCGCTGCTGTGGCTCGACGCGCGTCCCTCCGACGCGGCGATTTACGAGGCGTATCTGCAAAGCGCCGGCGACGACGCCGCCGTCAAGGCGCGCTATGAATCGATGGTCAAGCAGGACAGCGCGGCGCGCGCCCGCGCGCAGGACAACGCCGCTGCCGATGCGCGCGGCCGCGTGATCGCCGACGGCTTCGCTGCGCTCGACCGCGACGACGTGACGACCGCGCGCGCGAAGTTTTCTTCGGTGCTCGCGAGCAACCCGAACGATATCGACGCGCTCGGCGGCATGGGCATCGCCGCGTTGAAGCAGGAGCACTTTGCCGAAGCGCGCAACTATCTGGAGCGCGCGTCGCGCGGCGGCAATCCGGCGCGCTGGAAAAGCGCGCTCGACAGCGCGACCTACTGGACCTACACGAGCGATGCGATCGGCGCGCGCAGCAACGGCGAGTTCGCGAAAGCGAAGTCGTTGTTCGAACGCGCGATCGCGCTGAATCCGTCGGACGTGACCGCGCAGGTGCTGCTCGGCGAAATGCTGCTGCAGAACCACGACCCGGCCGGCGCCGAACAGGCATACCGGATGGCGCTGCGCCGCCAGGCCGACAACCCTGACGCGATCCGCGGTCTGGTCGGCGCGCTCGCCGCGCAGGGCCGCGGCGACGAAGCGCTGCAATTCGCGAATCAACTGAACGCGGAGCAGCAGGCGAAGGTCGGCGGCATCGACCGTCTGCGCGGCGATGCGCAAGCGGCGCAGGCGCGCGCGGCCGAAGCGCGCGGCGATCTCGGCACCGCGCGCAGCCTGTTCGAGGATGCGCTGCTGAACAAACCCGACGACCCGTGGCTGCGGCTCGACCTCGCGCGCATCTACGTGCGCGAAGGCGCGGTCGCGAACGCGCGCAGCATGATGGACGGTCTGCTCGCGACGCATCCGGACATGACCGACGCGCTGTACGCGAGCGCGTTGTTGTCGGCGGAAACGCAGGACTGGTCGACCGGTCTTGCGCAGCTCGACCGCATTCCGGTCGCGCAGCGCACCGATGCGATGGCGACGCTGCAGCATCGGCTGTGGGTGCATCAGCAGGCCGACCTCGCGACGCGGATGGCGAGAAGCGGCCAGAACCAGCAGGCGCTCGCCACGTTGCGCGCGGCCGAGCCGGTCGCCGGCAACAGCCCCGAACTGATCGGCGTGATCGCCGCCGCGTACCAGCAGGCCGGCGACCCGGCGCGCGCGCTGAGCCTCGTGCGCAGTGCGATGAGCGCGGCGCCCGGCAATACCGATCTGCTTTTGCAGTACGCGGGCATTCTGTCGGCGACCAACCAGCAGGCCGAACTCGGCAGCGTGATGCGCCAGTTGCAGAGCATGCAGCTCACACCTCAGCAGCGCATCGACTTCAACAGCCTGAATATCGGCATCGTCGTCCGCCAGGCCGATCTGGTACGCCAGCGCGGCGATCTCGCGAGCGCGTACGACGTGATCGCGCCGTGGCTCGCCGCGATGCCCGACAACCCCGACCTGCAGGCGGCGCTCGGTCGCCTGTACTCGAGCGCGGGCGACGACCGCAACGCGCTGACGAGCTACCGCGTCGCACTGCAGCGCCGCCCGGACGACCTGAGCCTGCTGCAGGCGGCGATCTCGGCCGCGTCCGGCGCGAAAGATTTCAAATACGCCGAATCGCTCGCGCAGCAGCTATTGAAACTGGCCCCCGACGATCCGGGCGTGCTCGCGACCGTGGGCCGCATGTATCGCGCCGAGGGCAAGCTGTCGCTTGCGTCGACCTATCTGCAACGCTCGCTGGTCGCGGCCAATACGCCGCTCCAGCCGAACGCGCCGCGCAGCGGCGCGCCCAGCAACGTGCCGCGCGGCTGGGAAACCGCGATGAGCCAGATCGGCGCGACGCCGCTGCCGGGCACCAATCCGTTCGAAGGCAAAACGGCGATCGCGACCGCGCTCAGCGCCGATCAAGCCGAGCAATCCGCGCATTCCACGCTGCCGTTTCTGCCGACGTTCCCGCATACGCAGTCCTCTTCGCCGACGCAGACCGTGCCGAACTATCCGCCGCCTACTCCGCCCGCGCCGTATGTCGCGCCTTACACCGCGCCCAACCCGGCACCCTATAACGCACCGGCCGCGCAGCCTTATATGCCGCCGGCGCCGAACGCACCGATAGCGACGCCGTATGGCGCGCCCCGCTCCGACGCCGGCTATGGCGGCTCCGGCGGCTATGGCCAGGAAGCGTACGGTTCGAGCCAGTCCGGTGCGCCGTTGCAGGCTTATCCGGGCCAGGGACAACCGCTGCCTCCGCAGCAGTACAACGCAGGCGCCGGCTATGCGCAGCAGCAGGCACCGTACGCGCCGCAACAGCCGCCCTATGGCGCGCCTGATGGCTACGCGTCGACGCCATGGCCGATGTCGCCGGCCGCGCGCGAAGCGCAGGCCAATGGCGGGATGCAGCCGCTGCCGTATGGATCGCCGCGCTCGACGACGAGGCACACGAGCACGGCCACGAAGAAGAGCACGTCGAAGACGAGCCGTGGCGCGCCGGTCTATGCGCAGCAGCAGGCTCCCTATCCGCAGCAGCCGTATCAGCAACCGTATCCGCAGCAGCAGGGCTACGCGCAACCGTATCAGCCGTATCCGCAACAGCAGCCGTACCAGCCTCAGCCTTATCAGCCGTACCCGAACCAGGGCTACTACGCGCAGCAGCAGCCGTATATTCCGCAGCCGCCGGCCGGTTACGCGCAGCCGTACTATCCGCCGGGCACGCAACCCGGCGCACAGCCCGGCAATACCGGCAACAACGCGCAGACCAACGTCGCGAATGCGCAGACGCTCGGCGTCGCCGAAGAACTCGCGCAGGTCAACCGCGAGCAGTCGAGCACCGTGACGGGCGGGCTCGTGTTCCGCAATCGCGTCGGCGAAGACGGACTGTCGTCCGTCACCGATATCGAGGCACCGATCCAGGGGCGCATCAAGGCGGGCAACGGCCACGTCGTCGTCACGGCGACGCCGGTCACGCTCGATGCCGGCACCGCGGCGAGCAACACGTCCACGCTCGCGCGCTTCGGCTCGGGTCTGTCGACACCGTCGTCGGCCACCGCGGCGGTCGCGGGCAACAACAACTACGGCAGCCAGACCGCGACCGGCGTGGGGCTGTCGGTCGGTTACGAGAACCGCGCGGTCAGCGGCGATGTCGGCGTGACGCCGCTCGGCTTCCGCGAGACGAACATCGTCGGCGGCGCGCAGTACAACGGCGGCATCACCGACAAGGTGACGTACTCGCTCGCGGTCGCGCGGCGCGCGGTGACCGACAGCCTGCTGTCGTACGCGGGCGCGCGCGATGCCGGCGCCGGGCTCGAATGGGGCGGCGTCACGTCGAATGGCGCGCGCGCGGCACTGTCGTGGGACGACGGCACCAGCGGCCTGTACGTGAACGCGTCGTATCAGCACTACATGGGCGACAACGTGCCGAGCAACAACGCGGTCAAGGGCGGCGGCGGCGTCTATACGCGTCTGCTGAAGGACGCCGACCAGACGCTGACGCTCGGCGTGAACACCACGATCATGGGCTACAACCGCAACCTGTCGTACTTCACGTACGGTCAGGGCGGTTACTTCAGCCCGCAACAGTACGTGATCCTGAACCTGCCGATCGAATGGTCCGGCCGCAACGGGCTGTTTACATACGACGTGAAGGGCTCGATCGGCGTGCAGCACTATCGCGAAGATCCGTCGAACTACTTCCCGCTGAACGACAATTCGAACCGGCAGGCGACCGCGGCGGGTATCGCGAACTCGCTGACCGGCGTCGACAGCAACGCGGTTTATCCCGGCCAGAGCAAGACCGGGGTGTCGTATTCGCTTAGCGCGGTCGGTGAATATCAGTTGGCGCCGCAACTTGCGTTCGGTGCGACCGCTTCGCTTGGCAACGCTTACGCATATCGCGAGTGGGTCGCGGCCGTGTATGTACGCTACAGCTTCAGCAAGCAGACCGGCTTGCAGCCGTTCCCGCCGGTGCCGTTGCAATCGCAGTATCTGTCGCTGTCGAACTGA
- a CDS encoding response regulator, whose protein sequence is MPFPAQDYGCAGWRNEMAQRISEFDWCATGLGAIENWQRSLTSTVQLMLASPVPLVLLWDEPGYMIYNDAYAVFAGGRHPYLLGRPVEDGWPEVADFNRHVMNTCLAGGTLSYRDKELMLLRDGKPEDVWMDLYYSPVAGDSGAPAGVLAMVVETTGRVLTERLRQRAEAELHETNERLQLALNTGAVLGTWVLDVRTGKVSGDERFARTFSFPLDEASKGVPRDAATQMIHPDDQALNDQRTNEAIRSGEPFRVEYRIRRPDGDYLWVQANGRCEFDEDGEPTRFPGVLIDIHERKIAEQSLVQLTETLEQRIADSIAARALAEEQLRQAQKMEAIGSLTGGVAHDFNNVLQVINGNLQMLAADTDHDPVTRRRLSAATDAVRRGAKLAAHLLAFARRQPLSPIVLNPRRLLTGMSEMLHRALGETVRIETVVSDDLWNVQVDRNQLENALLNLAINGRDAMRADGVLTVRATNRVLDAAFCRDKPELSPGEYVQFSVADTGSGMPPDVLQRVFEPFFTTKPDGHGTGLGLSMVFGFARQSGGHVAIESEVGHGTTVLLFFPRCCEPETPETVDGTAASIGGGGETILVVEDDADVRLTAVEMLAQLGYKVLIASNGDAALEFIDSDVPIDLLFTDVVMPGKLKSVDLAQRAAARTPPVPALFTSGYTRDEIMHHGKLDAGITLLSKPYRRDDLANMVRGVLRANARRAAEVADVCDGHIAACVPPAAYGGDSASDRKLTSAADSTRVLNEAARVLFVEDDTESREALAELLGALGLDCTAVASAEAALPLAAAQHYDVLLTDLTLPGMSGDALAREVRRVQPDIRVLLVSGYGRSAQIGEAIPGARLLGKPLDIEQLRRELAQWLDRTEAAS, encoded by the coding sequence ATGCCCTTTCCGGCACAAGACTACGGCTGCGCCGGCTGGCGCAACGAGATGGCGCAACGCATCAGCGAATTCGACTGGTGCGCCACCGGGCTCGGCGCAATCGAAAACTGGCAACGCAGCCTGACCTCGACAGTCCAGTTGATGCTCGCATCGCCCGTGCCGCTCGTGCTGCTGTGGGACGAGCCCGGCTACATGATCTACAACGACGCCTACGCGGTCTTCGCGGGCGGACGTCATCCGTATCTGCTCGGCCGTCCCGTCGAGGACGGCTGGCCCGAAGTCGCCGATTTCAATCGCCACGTGATGAACACCTGCCTCGCGGGCGGCACGCTGTCGTATCGCGACAAGGAACTGATGCTGCTGCGCGACGGCAAGCCCGAAGACGTATGGATGGACCTCTACTACAGCCCGGTCGCCGGCGACAGCGGCGCGCCGGCCGGCGTGCTCGCGATGGTCGTCGAAACCACCGGGCGCGTGCTGACCGAGCGCCTGCGTCAACGCGCCGAAGCCGAACTGCACGAGACCAACGAACGCCTGCAACTCGCGCTGAACACCGGCGCGGTGCTCGGCACCTGGGTGCTCGACGTGCGCACCGGCAAGGTCAGCGGCGACGAACGTTTCGCGCGCACCTTTTCGTTTCCGCTGGACGAAGCATCGAAAGGCGTACCGCGCGATGCCGCGACGCAGATGATCCACCCGGACGACCAGGCGCTCAACGACCAGCGCACCAACGAGGCGATTCGCAGCGGTGAGCCGTTTCGCGTCGAATACCGGATCCGCCGGCCCGACGGCGACTATCTGTGGGTGCAGGCGAACGGCCGCTGCGAGTTCGACGAAGATGGCGAGCCGACACGTTTTCCCGGCGTGCTGATCGATATTCATGAACGCAAGATCGCCGAACAGTCGCTGGTTCAGCTAACCGAAACGCTCGAACAACGCATCGCCGATTCGATCGCCGCGCGTGCGCTTGCCGAAGAACAGTTGCGCCAGGCGCAGAAGATGGAAGCGATCGGCAGCCTCACCGGCGGCGTCGCGCACGACTTCAACAACGTGCTGCAGGTGATCAACGGCAATCTGCAGATGCTCGCCGCCGATACCGACCACGATCCGGTCACGCGGCGGCGTCTGTCGGCCGCGACCGATGCGGTCAGGCGCGGCGCGAAGCTCGCCGCGCATCTGCTCGCGTTTGCGCGGCGTCAGCCGCTGTCGCCGATCGTGCTGAATCCGCGCCGCCTGCTCACCGGTATGAGCGAGATGCTGCACCGTGCGCTCGGCGAAACGGTGCGCATCGAAACGGTCGTCAGCGACGATCTGTGGAACGTGCAGGTGGACCGCAACCAGCTTGAAAATGCGCTGCTCAATCTCGCGATCAACGGACGCGACGCGATGCGCGCCGACGGCGTGCTGACCGTGCGCGCGACCAACCGCGTGCTCGATGCCGCGTTCTGCCGTGACAAGCCGGAGCTGTCGCCCGGCGAATACGTGCAGTTCTCGGTCGCCGACACCGGCTCGGGCATGCCACCGGACGTGCTGCAGCGCGTATTCGAACCGTTCTTCACGACCAAGCCCGATGGTCACGGCACGGGGCTTGGCCTGTCGATGGTGTTCGGCTTCGCGCGGCAAAGCGGCGGACATGTCGCGATCGAAAGCGAGGTCGGACACGGCACGACCGTGTTGCTGTTCTTTCCGCGCTGCTGCGAGCCGGAAACGCCGGAGACCGTCGACGGTACTGCGGCGTCGATCGGCGGTGGCGGCGAAACGATTCTGGTGGTCGAGGACGACGCCGACGTGCGGCTGACCGCGGTCGAAATGCTCGCGCAACTCGGCTACAAGGTGTTGATCGCATCGAACGGCGACGCGGCGCTCGAATTCATCGACAGCGACGTGCCGATCGATCTGCTGTTCACCGACGTGGTGATGCCCGGCAAGCTGAAGAGCGTCGACCTCGCGCAACGCGCGGCCGCGCGCACGCCGCCGGTGCCGGCCCTGTTCACATCGGGCTATACGCGCGATGAAATCATGCACCACGGCAAGCTCGACGCGGGCATCACGCTGCTGTCGAAACCGTATCGGCGCGACGATCTCGCGAACATGGTGCGCGGCGTGCTGCGCGCGAACGCGCGCCGTGCGGCCGAGGTGGCGGACGTCTGCGATGGGCACATCGCCGCATGTGTGCCGCCGGCCGCGTACGGCGGCGATAGCGCGTCAGACCGCAAGCTCACCAGCGCCGCCGACAGCACGCGCGTGCTGAACGAAGCCGCGCGCGTGTTGTTCGTCGAAGACGATACCGAATCGCGCGAGGCGCTCGCCGAACTGCTCGGCGCGTTGGGCCTCGACTGCACCGCGGTTGCAAGTGCCGAAGCAGCGCTGCCGCTCGCGGCCGCGCAACACTACGACGTGCTGCTCACCGACCTCACGCTGCCGGGTATGTCCGGCGACGCGCTCGCGCGCGAGGTGCGGCGCGTGCAGCCGGACATACGCGTGCTGCTGGTGTCGGGTTACGGACGCAGCGCGCAGATCGGCGAAGCGATTCCGGGCGCGCGGCTGCTCGGCAAGCCGCTCGATATCGAGCAATTGCGGCGGGAGCTTGCGCAATGGCTCGATCGGACTGAAGCGGCGTCGTAA
- a CDS encoding NADH:ubiquinone reductase (Na(+)-transporting) subunit F, which produces MSYQLTIEPIGHTIEIGEDQTILDACLRAGVWLPHACCHGLCATCKVQVIDGEIEHGNASPFALMDFERDERKCLACCATVQSDLTIEADIDEDPDARHFPVQDFTGRVKESVNLTPTIKGIFVELDGDGIEFQAGQYVNVQIPGEDMPRAFSLAGTPGSSTLIELNVRRVPGGKGTGYLHEALKPGDELRFSGPFGRFFVRASDPQPVILIAGGSGLSSPRSMLLDLLEQGDARPITLVYGARDRAELYYHDEFAELARRHANFTYVPALSNEADGSAWEGFRGFVHEAAKAHFANDFRGHKAYLCGPPVMIEAAIRALMQGQLFERDIYTEKFLSNADGADALAKSPLFKSI; this is translated from the coding sequence ATGAGCTATCAGCTAACCATCGAGCCGATCGGTCACACCATCGAGATCGGCGAAGATCAGACCATTCTCGATGCGTGCCTGCGCGCCGGGGTGTGGCTGCCGCACGCGTGCTGCCACGGGCTGTGCGCGACGTGCAAGGTTCAGGTCATCGATGGCGAGATCGAGCACGGCAATGCATCGCCGTTCGCATTGATGGATTTCGAACGGGACGAACGCAAATGCCTCGCGTGCTGCGCGACCGTGCAATCGGACCTGACGATCGAAGCCGATATCGACGAAGACCCGGACGCGCGTCATTTTCCGGTTCAGGATTTCACGGGCCGCGTGAAGGAGAGCGTCAACCTGACGCCGACGATCAAGGGCATCTTCGTTGAACTGGATGGCGACGGCATCGAGTTTCAGGCGGGGCAGTACGTGAACGTCCAGATTCCCGGCGAAGACATGCCGCGTGCGTTTTCGCTCGCCGGCACGCCGGGTTCGTCGACGCTGATCGAACTGAATGTGCGGCGTGTGCCGGGCGGTAAGGGCACCGGCTATCTGCATGAAGCGCTAAAACCCGGCGACGAGCTGCGTTTCAGCGGGCCGTTCGGCCGTTTCTTCGTACGCGCGTCGGATCCGCAGCCGGTGATTCTGATTGCCGGCGGCTCGGGTTTGTCGAGCCCGCGTTCGATGCTGCTCGATCTGCTCGAACAGGGCGACGCGCGGCCGATCACGCTGGTGTACGGCGCGCGCGATCGCGCGGAACTCTACTATCACGATGAGTTTGCCGAACTCGCGCGGCGGCACGCGAATTTCACCTACGTGCCCGCGTTGTCGAACGAAGCGGACGGGAGTGCATGGGAAGGCTTTCGCGGCTTCGTCCATGAAGCGGCGAAAGCACACTTCGCGAACGATTTTCGCGGCCACAAGGCGTATCTGTGCGGGCCGCCGGTGATGATCGAAGCGGCGATCCGCGCATTGATGCAAGGGCAACTGTTCGAGCGCGACATCTATACGGAGAAGTTTCTCAGCAATGCGGATGGGGCCGACGCGCTGGCGAAAAGTCCGTTGTTCAAGTCGATTTGA
- a CDS encoding phenol hydroxylase subunit P4, translating to MSVIALKEGYKGEIKDREENFHGNRLLFIGWEDHLMFCAPHCIPVPPSMTFAALVNDVLPGIYSAHPDWASVKFDEIEWFRSNERFTPVLDRTLEENGLRHKGLIRFRTPGLTGIHGSCS from the coding sequence ATGTCAGTTATCGCGCTTAAAGAAGGCTACAAGGGCGAAATCAAAGACCGCGAAGAAAACTTTCACGGCAACCGTCTGCTGTTTATCGGCTGGGAAGATCATTTGATGTTCTGCGCGCCGCATTGCATCCCGGTCCCACCGTCGATGACATTCGCCGCACTCGTCAACGATGTGCTTCCGGGCATTTACTCCGCGCATCCCGACTGGGCGAGCGTCAAGTTCGACGAGATCGAATGGTTCCGTTCGAACGAGCGCTTCACGCCCGTGCTCGATCGCACGCTCGAAGAAAACGGACTGCGCCACAAGGGGCTGATCCGCTTCCGCACCCCGGGCCTGACCGGTATTCACGGGTCCTGCAGTTAG
- a CDS encoding aromatic/alkene/methane monooxygenase hydroxylase/oxygenase subunit alpha, translating into MSTTTNTTPKKLSIKENYAMLTRGLGWETTYQPMDEVFPYDRFEGIKVHDWDKWEDPFRLTMDAYWKYQGEKERKLYAIIDAFQQNNGQFNVTDPRYINALKLFLTGVSPLEYAAHRGFALAGRNFRGAGARIACQMQAIDELRHAQTQVHTISHYNKFFNGFHDFKHMHDRVWYLSVPKSYFEDAMSAGPFEFVTAISFSFEYVLTNLLFMPFMSGAAFNGDMATVTFGFSAQSDESRHMTLGLEVVKFLLEQDPGNVPIIQKWVDKWFWRGYRLLTLVAMMMDYMLPKRIMSWQEAWETYFEKNGGALFHDLERYGIRMPKYYEVASKEKDRISHEAWGIFYNYTHAAAMHTWIPSDDEMAWLSEKYPATFDRLYRPRFEYWREQQKQGKRFYNNTLPMLCQICQIPMAFTEPDDPTKTCYRESDYLGNKFHFCSDGCKDIFDNEPEKYVQAWLPVHQIYQGNCFEQDADPTAADFNPLAEVLRYYHINVGEDGHEFEDSPDRKNWLRWTGKPSHGGANTTESTTDSTPQSTAAAQPA; encoded by the coding sequence ATGAGCACCACCACGAACACGACGCCGAAAAAGCTGAGCATCAAGGAAAACTACGCGATGCTGACGCGCGGCCTCGGTTGGGAAACCACTTACCAGCCGATGGACGAAGTCTTTCCGTACGACCGCTTCGAAGGCATCAAGGTCCACGACTGGGACAAGTGGGAGGATCCGTTCCGTCTGACGATGGACGCCTACTGGAAATACCAGGGCGAAAAGGAGCGCAAGCTGTACGCGATTATCGACGCGTTCCAGCAGAACAACGGTCAGTTCAACGTGACCGATCCGCGTTATATCAACGCGCTGAAACTGTTTCTGACCGGCGTGAGCCCGCTCGAATACGCGGCGCATCGCGGCTTCGCACTCGCCGGCCGCAATTTCCGCGGCGCCGGCGCGCGCATCGCGTGTCAGATGCAGGCAATCGATGAGCTGCGTCATGCGCAGACGCAGGTGCATACGATCAGCCACTACAACAAGTTCTTCAACGGCTTTCACGACTTCAAGCATATGCACGACCGGGTCTGGTACCTATCGGTGCCGAAGTCATATTTCGAGGACGCGATGAGCGCCGGGCCGTTCGAGTTCGTCACTGCGATCTCGTTCTCGTTCGAATATGTACTGACCAATCTGCTGTTCATGCCGTTCATGTCGGGCGCCGCGTTCAATGGCGATATGGCGACGGTCACGTTCGGCTTTTCCGCGCAATCCGACGAATCGCGCCATATGACGCTCGGCCTCGAAGTCGTGAAGTTCCTGCTCGAACAGGACCCGGGCAATGTGCCGATCATCCAGAAGTGGGTCGACAAATGGTTCTGGCGCGGCTACCGGTTGCTGACGCTCGTCGCAATGATGATGGACTACATGCTGCCGAAGCGGATCATGTCGTGGCAGGAAGCATGGGAAACTTACTTCGAGAAGAATGGCGGCGCGCTGTTCCATGATCTCGAACGCTACGGCATTCGCATGCCGAAGTACTACGAGGTGGCGTCGAAGGAAAAGGACCGCATTTCGCACGAAGCGTGGGGCATCTTCTACAACTACACGCATGCAGCCGCGATGCACACGTGGATTCCGTCCGACGACGAAATGGCGTGGCTCTCCGAAAAGTACCCGGCAACATTCGACCGGCTGTACCGGCCGCGTTTCGAGTACTGGCGCGAGCAGCAGAAGCAGGGCAAGCGCTTCTACAACAACACGCTGCCGATGCTGTGCCAGATCTGCCAGATTCCGATGGCCTTTACCGAACCCGACGATCCGACCAAAACCTGTTACCGCGAAAGCGATTATCTCGGCAACAAGTTCCATTTCTGCTCGGACGGCTGCAAGGACATCTTCGATAACGAGCCGGAAAAATACGTGCAGGCATGGTTGCCGGTGCATCAGATCTATCAGGGCAACTGCTTCGAGCAAGACGCGGATCCCACTGCCGCGGATTTCAATCCGCTCGCCGAAGTACTGCGCTATTACCACATCAATGTCGGAGAAGACGGCCATGAATTCGAGGATTCGCCCGACAGAAAGAACTGGTTGCGCTGGACCGGCAAGCCGAGTCATGGCGGCGCGAATACCACGGAAAGTACGACGGACAGTACGCCGCAAAGCACGGCTGCCGCGCAGCCCGCATAA
- a CDS encoding MmoB/DmpM family protein, which produces MADSVFIAFQANDESRPIIEAIEADNPHAVVNAFPAMVKIDAVGRLVIRRESIEERIGRDFDLRELQLNLISLGGNIDETDDEFILEWKA; this is translated from the coding sequence ATGGCTGATTCCGTATTCATCGCCTTTCAGGCCAACGACGAATCGCGCCCGATCATCGAAGCGATCGAGGCGGACAACCCGCATGCGGTCGTCAACGCGTTTCCGGCAATGGTCAAGATCGACGCTGTCGGCCGCCTCGTGATCCGGCGCGAGTCGATCGAAGAGCGCATCGGCCGCGACTTCGATCTGCGTGAACTGCAACTCAATCTGATCTCGCTCGGCGGCAATATCGACGAGACCGACGACGAATTCATCCTTGAATGGAAAGCCTGA